From Proteus vulgaris:
AATCCAATTAGCACCCTTCATTATTTGAGGTGATAATCCAGAATGAAGATTTTTTAACTTATAATACGCTTTGGCATAGCATTGAGTCGCAAACTCTTGTACTTCTTGGCGAAGAATAGGATCTATTAATTGAGTGTTCTGTACTTCAAAACGTAGCAAGCGAAAATCATTACTACAAGGAATAGTCGCGATAGTTGCATGCGTCACGCCTTTAGATAGCGAATGAACTAAGTACCACCACAAAGGCACTTTTGCCGTTTGGCCATTTAATTCTGCTATTAACGCGCCATACCCTGAATCTGCGGGTTTCGGCACATTAATACTACATTGTGTTGAGCGAGTACGGTCAAAATGTAATGTAGAAACATTGATTTCCCACAGAGGAACTGCGCAAAATATCATCACAACAAACGCAACATAGAGCGTATTTTCCATACGTGATAATACTAAAATCCCTTTATTACCTTCATCCTCTCCCTCTTCTCGTGCTTTTAACCAAATCCCTGCAATTTTAATCGCTAATGGAAGGGCAAAAAGACCTGTTGTGGTGATGAGCATCCACAATGAATTATTAATCAGCCATGCCATAAAAAGTAATACAAGCTCAAGATAACTCTCTGTCGTCATCTTAATGATCTACCTTCTGATTTAACTGATGGATTGCCTTATCACTTTGTATGGTGGGCTGATGGACACCATTTTCAGCATCACGGCTCTCTTGTCGGCTCAACACCATTAACAACGTGTTATTGCTGATAGCTTTACGAATTTCCATTTCATTTTTTAATGCCAGAATTTCTCTATCGAGGAAAGCAAGGCGACGATCTGTTTCTTCTAATGCTATTTTATGCTCAGCTACATGAGGTTCTGATTGCCCTGCAATCAGCATTCTTCGCATACCGAATGCCGTTGCAATGGTATCTGACATCGCCAATTCACCAGCCAAACGTTGTACTAATGCCACATTATCAGGATCCTCTTTTAGCGCTTGAATAACGCCTCTTGATACCGCTAAATCGCCTGTTTTTAATTGTGCTAAATTTGTCGAATTTGGTTTTAAATGCCCATTCACAAACTTAATTAATAGAGCCATATTCTCTTGTGTGATTTCTTCAAGCATTGGTGAGAACCCAACACCTACCGTTGATGTACCTGATTTATTTTCTTCGCCTCCGCTACGACATTCTTTTGTTTCAGAACAAGTGCGGATCGCCCTATCTCCCAATACACTCACAACGGCTTTGGCAGCTTCGTCACTGGTTTTATAACGTCGGCAAAGAGAGCCTTTGCAAGCAGACTCATTAACTGGATGATGGCTTGTGATGGGTTGTTTATTCAAAATATTAAAACCAGCTTTTGCTAAATCATAAGTAGGCTTAATCGCAGGTTGACCGATACCGCCTCGTTTTTTACCACCAATCCATCTAATCCCTTCTTTTCCTGTTGAGGTTTTCAATTGATTATCGGCACTGACTGCATCTGATGTGGTTGCGACAACTCGTTTAAACTCTTCACCAATAGCAGACTGCGTCCATTGATTTGAATAGGCATAATCCGCCATTTTCTGCGACATTTTTTGGCAATTGAGTTGAGCTTTATCAAATGAGACACTGGCTTGTAATACACCATTAGTTAGCAACTCATAAAGACCAGGATTAGCACGCTGAATAATCATGGCTGGTAAGCTAGCAACGGCACCTGTGGCGCTATTAATGACATTACTCATCATATCTTTAAAGCCACGCGTGGCACCGTTTAACTGATTCTTAACTGTGGTGTTGATATCAAAATTACCGCACATTAAATCACTATTCCAACCCAGACCAATACTGAGTTTTTGCATATTACTGTGACTCGGCGGTTGTGAAATCACCGTTCCACCGCCTATGGTATAAAATAAGTAATCACTGATTGCCCCCTTCATGCCTTTACTTGAGTCAGTGCTAACAACATGGCTATCAACTTCAAAAGTAGCGATAGCAGGAAAACTCAAGGCAAAATATCCCACCACAACACAGCTATAAAGCCAGCTTTTATCTTTCATACACATTCCTTGTTATTGAAAATTAAAGCTATACAGAAAAATTTGGCCTCGTCGTTTACAACACTTATAAGGTTGCCAAAGTGCCCATGCATAACCGCCGTCACTAGCAATAGGTTGAGCATTATCAGGAAAAGTAGAACAAGAAGAGGAAACTGAAGGTGAAAGTCTTTGCCATTTATGATTGCGAGTGCCTGTATTTTCAGTAACAGACTCTGGCGCCCAATATCCATGATAAGAATGGCTTATTAACGGTTGATAAACATGAAGCTGTCCTGTTCGTGACACAATATCAACAGCTCTTTGAGCCATAACCGCTGAGGCTTTGTAATCATTTATTTGTGTCACAAAACCACTGCGAGGATAAATATTGCCCCACATATTGCCTTTAGCTGTGGAGCCTATTTCACGTATATTTGGGATCAGCGCTTCGGGATAAAGAGATTCAGGCAAGCCAGAACGCCACATCAATCCATCGAGTGTACTGAGAAAATAAGGCATAAAAGCTTTAATTGGGCTAGAGCAAGCATAATTTATTTGCCCCATAAATTGCCCAAATATAGGAGACGCTAATGCAGGATGCCCAATCACATCCACGTTTTTAAAATATAGGTTATTTTTATTTCTCGCTCGTTTTTGTTTATTGGCTCCGCCACCTTCAGCAAAGCCCGATATTCCTGCTCCTAAAGGTGATATTTCAGTCCATGGATTGCTCCCTGTTTGGTCGTAACTAGAAACAACTGCATTAGGAATATAGTGACTCACTTTTATCGATGTTTTTACTGAGCATCCAAATGGTGTGCAGAAGAGCCAGTAACAGATCCCCACAATTTTGTATTCCAAACAATGTGGTGATAATGCACTTGCAATAATTTGAGCTGAGTTAATCGCATTTGCTGATATAGGTTGAAAAGAGAGACAAAGCGCAAAAACACTACATCGCTTTAATTGCCTCATTATTGATGTTCCAAAAATTCAGTGAAATACTTTTCAGCCAGAACAACATCTGTTGTGCCATAAACCACATAGCGATCATCAAAAACAACCGCAGGATATTTCGCGAGTTTTAATGCATAAGCCTGAAGAACACCTTGATAAGCTTGCGTGATTTGTTGCTGTTTTTGTTGCCAATCTGCTGACTGAATAATACTTCTCACTTGCTGCTCTGCTTGCTTAGGATCACGCGATAAATCATTAAATAATTGTTTTTGAATAATATTAGGTGCATCCAAATAGATGATTTGACTATCTTTTGTATTAAGTAAAGGCGTGTTGCTATCAGTGTAGATTATTGTTGATGCAACTGATTGAGTTGAAAGCACTAATGATAGAATTAATAATTTTGGTGGTTTCATAAAGCACCCTGTAAAAAGAAAAGGTATAGGGTGCTTTGAATTGGCAGGAAATGCAGTGAAGAAGTGTTAATTGGGGAATAATAGATTTACTTATACTGAAGAAAGTGAACCTAACAATATTATATGCTTTATAAATTATAAACAGAGTTTCTTCCCTAACTTCTTAAAATAAAATTATTAAAGTCTTTTACTTTTCTAACCATATGAAAATAACACCATAAAGTATAAGAAGAATAATATATATATTGAATGCTAACTAAAGTTAATCCTCCCAAAAAAAACCAGTCCAATAAAGATTTTGGAAACTGCTTTTCACTAACCACAAAAAATGTAGCTCCACATCCAAAAATAATACCTAACATAAGGACAATGATAGGAATTATAATCATCTTAGTTTTTGTTTTGACATTGAAATCATTATAACTATAAAAGTCTTTTAATAAAAACATGGAATTACAAAATTTAATATTTTTCAATTTATTAGAGATAAAATACTTTAAGATATAATCATTTAACAAATAGTTTGTTGACATTTTATAATCTAATAACATCAATTCTTGCTTATACTTATCTAAAGGTTCATGCTCATCAGCGCACTCTTTTAGATATGTTATAGCCTCGGATTTTTCTTTGTTGGATAACGAAAAAAATGTATCAAAAAATAATACTTTTTTAAAAAATGGTAATAATGGTATAAGAATTTTAAACCCGCTTAATATAGAAGAAATATCCATAAAAACTCCTTTTTTAAATTTTGGTTTATTAAAAAATACTTACTAGAATTAGTAATTATAGCCAAATAAAAAAGTTTTTATAAATATAGATTGAAGAAAGATTCCTGACTCTCTAGAATAAAGTCAACCGGTAGGGTTAATGGAACGGCTTCCATTCCTGCGACGCCTTAAGTGGTATAGCCGAAAATTAAAGTTTATGAAAAAGAACCCTAGTGGTTCTTTTTCTGTATGTGCTGTAAATTATGTTTTCCTCTTTGTCATTACGCTTTGCTTTCATACATACAATCCCCTCTTAACTAGTTAGTAACGTTTCCAAACTATTCCATTGATATTAAAAAAACAAGTAAATTATTGAGCATAAGAACAGATCTTGAAGTTTATATTGAGATAACCAAACTTTAAGCTAGTATTGTTTAATCATTTAATTTTTAGATAGTTTATCACCAAGTTTTGGTATTTGTGATAAGACTTACTTTTAGTCAAGGATAAGGAACAAACATGACTTTTTGGGAAAAGATAAAAAAACGATTTCCAGCAAAAAAGAATGATATTTCAGATGATGAACAACAAGGTGATTACAATACTCTAACCCCTAAAATAATTACTGATGATACTGTCAAACCCTATTTTGAAGCCTTAGATTTCGCCTTTTCTAAAAAAGATGTAAAAAATATTGCAATAACAGGGCCTTATGGTGCTGGAAAAAGTACTGTTATTTTGTCCTATCTGAAATTTAGAGATAAACAAAATTTTATTAATGTATCTTTAGCTGATTTTTCCATCTCTGGTAAAAATGATCCTGAACCTCCTGAAAATACAGAAATAGAGCTAAGTATACTTCAACAAATTCTATATAAAGAAAATAAAGATAACCTACCCGATTCACGTCTTGACCGGATTCAAAATAGAAACAAAAAACATATTTTTTCTTTATTTTTTAATACGACATCTATAATTATTCCTTTGATAATATTATCAATATCTTTATTCCCCAAAAAAACATTAGCTTGGTTTAATATTAATGAGGTTATTATTAATAGCATTATAAATGCTTACCCTGAACGACTAGTTATTAGCCTCCTAATAGGATTAGTTTTTATTTTTTGTGTTGTACGGAGTGCATCTAAAGCCGGCATATTCGACAAAAAAATTAAACTTAGCAAAATAGCTTTTTTACAAGGTAGCGTTGATCTCACCTCTAATGAACAACCATCCCTGCTAAATAATTGCTTAGACGAAATCGTCTATTTTTTCTCTCGTTCAAAGTATAAGATTGTTATTTTTGAAGACCTCGATAGATTGGGAAATACTGAAGTATTTATAAAATTAAGAGAAATAAATCAGATTATTAATAATAATATTTCAACTAATCCAGTCAGATTTATTTATGCTTGTCGTGATGATATTTTTCTCGGTGCGGATATTAAAACTAAGTTCTTTGACTTTATTTTACCTATTATTCCTATAATGGATTCTAGTAATGCTTATACATTACTAAAAAATAAATTAAATGACTTCCCTGAAAATAAACAGTTAGTTTTAAAGCGAATGTCTGCGTATATTAATGATATGAGATCGCTTCAAAATATTGTTAATGAATTCAATTTATTTAAAAATGTTGTCAATAATACTAAAGATCAAGAGAAGATCTTTGCTTTAATATTTTATAAAAATATTTATGCACAAGATTATAATCTTGTAGATAAAAGACATGGTGTACTCTACTCCCTTATTCAAGATTACCGTCTTTATAAACTACATAAAGACCATTTTGGTTTACTTGATAGAAAATTAGAAGAGCTTAACGAACACTTAATAGCCATAAAAAATGAATCTGCAACTTCCGATATGGAAATACGCAAACAAATTATTAGTAAATTTATCTCGCCTGAACTTTGGTCATTAATTCATTTTGCTAAAAGAAATAAACATTATAGTCAAGATTATGATGAGTATTCAGCAGAAAAGTTCTATAAAGAAGAGCAAGATTTTATTGATTTTTTTAATTGTAACGAACCATTATTTATAGGATACGAGTATCACAGTGGATATGGTAGAGATAATAATTTTGTTAAAATTGAAACATCCTCAGTGATTGATGACTATTACCTGAGAATTGAAGTCATTAAAAATGACAAATTAGAAGAATATAGAAAGACAGTAGAAGAAATCAAAGTAACTAAAGAAAAAATTAAAACTAGAAATTCAATTACTTTAGCTAAATTATTAGAATTAATTGGTTTTGAACAATTCGAAATTATTGCTGAAAGTTATATTGAAAAATGCAATATTCCTGAAATTATTGACCCTGAACAATTAAAAGCGCTCAAAAGTGGATTCAACTTTGGTGGTTTTGAAGCTCTCTACCACCTGCTCACTAATGGTTATATCATGCAAGATTACATGATGTTTCGCTCCATTTTCCATCAGGGCTCTATATCTATTAACGATAATGATTATATCCAAGAGGTAGGTCGTTATATTAACTTTAAGGAAATTAATGAAAATTATTTCTTAGATAACTCAGAAGATGTTCTAGTAGAATTAATTGAACATAATTATTTTTATCGTTCTGGAGCGCTTCATTACCAAATTATAACTTTATTATTAGAGAGCAAAGATTATAAAAAAAGAGCACTCTTATCTTCGATGATAGATATTATTTTTACATATTCATCAAAAGATATTTTAGAAATATATTCTATATTAGAAGATAAGTTTACAGATTATAAAAACTTTATAAATTTCATTATTTTCTCTCTAAAAGAAAATAGTTATTTAGACAAAATGATTACCGTAATTGAAGATCATGAGCAAAACCATACATCTATTTCAATAGCAACTAAAATGATTGCTTTGGTATCACCTGATATTTCAGAAAATGAAGAAAAATATCACAAATTTATTATAAATCAAGGATTTAATTTGATATCAAATGTGGAAGAAGAACACCTTCAATTGTTTCTTGATAATATAAAAAAACTTAAGGTGATTTATAATGATATTTCTATACCTATAACACCTAATGAAACTATAGCATTAGAATTTATTGCTAAAAATAATTTATATAATCTTGATAAATCCAGTTACCGAATCATTGTTGCTGGATTACTACAAGATAAAAATATCTCTTGTGAGCAGGTTGATGAGCATCCTTGGTCATTGATAAATGATGAAGAATTAACTGATGTTAAATCTTATGTAAATGATAATATTAATACTTTCGTATCAGAAATTTTTATACATTCTAAAGAAAATAGTGAATCAATTGTTTCTATTCTTACTCATCCAGATCTTGATAATAGTCTTAAAGTTAAAATACTTGAGGAAATGCAATTTACTATAGATAATTTACGTAAATTCCCAAAAAAAATAGACACTGAAAATAGTGATAATATTTATTCTTATCATGACCTTTTCTTTCATCATAATCATGTTACACCTAGCTGGAAAGTGTTATTAGATTATATCTATGAAGATTGCAATTTAGATGTATTAACTCAATATATTGAAGAACATGCACAAATTCTAAGCTATGATGAAATAGATCTGATTGAAGGGGACAATTATGACCTTTTATATATGAAAGTTATTTGTAATGATAACATTAGTGACAATGCATACAACTTAGTATTAAAACCTGTTTATATAAATACTCATTCCTGGGATGAACAACTAAGCTTAGCTAATTTCCTACGGTTAATAGTGAATAACAAAGTACCGTTAAATAATGAATCTTATAAAAATGCAATACAATGCTTTTCTCCAAATGAGAGTAAAGAGAATATAGAATCTTTTATATTATGGCTTTCTAAATTTAAAGAAGTATTATTTTCAGACGAAAATTATTATTTATTTTATGAACAAGATAATGAACTCCTCGAAAGTATGTTGATTGCTATTAATGATTCCAATCTATTTTCAAACTCAGAAAAAGCATCATTATTATATAAATATCGTGAAGAATGTCATGAATCATTCATTGACGAATTAGATATCACTAATGAAATATTAATATCATTAATTAAATTATCAAATAATGATAATTTTTCTATTAACCTAATAGTACGATTAATAAATAACAATTATAAGGATAGAGAAGAAATCGCTAACCTTGTGGATAAGCTTCAAGAAAAAGAATTTAATAAAATATTTAATCAAAAAACTGCAACTTTGAATTTTAACAATAACCAAGATGCAGAGTTACTATTTTCCACCTTAGAAAAAGAAAAACTAAT
This genomic window contains:
- a CDS encoding integrating conjugative element protein, whose translation is MCMKDKSWLYSCVVVGYFALSFPAIATFEVDSHVVSTDSSKGMKGAISDYLFYTIGGGTVISQPPSHSNMQKLSIGLGWNSDLMCGNFDINTTVKNQLNGATRGFKDMMSNVINSATGAVASLPAMIIQRANPGLYELLTNGVLQASVSFDKAQLNCQKMSQKMADYAYSNQWTQSAIGEEFKRVVATTSDAVSADNQLKTSTGKEGIRWIGGKKRGGIGQPAIKPTYDLAKAGFNILNKQPITSHHPVNESACKGSLCRRYKTSDEAAKAVVSVLGDRAIRTCSETKECRSGGEENKSGTSTVGVGFSPMLEEITQENMALLIKFVNGHLKPNSTNLAQLKTGDLAVSRGVIQALKEDPDNVALVQRLAGELAMSDTIATAFGMRRMLIAGQSEPHVAEHKIALEETDRRLAFLDREILALKNEMEIRKAISNNTLLMVLSRQESRDAENGVHQPTIQSDKAIHQLNQKVDH
- a CDS encoding TIGR03756 family integrating conjugative element protein gives rise to the protein MRQLKRCSVFALCLSFQPISANAINSAQIIASALSPHCLEYKIVGICYWLFCTPFGCSVKTSIKVSHYIPNAVVSSYDQTGSNPWTEISPLGAGISGFAEGGGANKQKRARNKNNLYFKNVDVIGHPALASPIFGQFMGQINYACSSPIKAFMPYFLSTLDGLMWRSGLPESLYPEALIPNIREIGSTAKGNMWGNIYPRSGFVTQINDYKASAVMAQRAVDIVSRTGQLHVYQPLISHSYHGYWAPESVTENTGTRNHKWQRLSPSVSSSCSTFPDNAQPIASDGGYAWALWQPYKCCKRRGQIFLYSFNFQ
- a CDS encoding TIGR03757 family integrating conjugative element protein; its protein translation is MKPPKLLILSLVLSTQSVASTIIYTDSNTPLLNTKDSQIIYLDAPNIIQKQLFNDLSRDPKQAEQQVRSIIQSADWQQKQQQITQAYQGVLQAYALKLAKYPAVVFDDRYVVYGTTDVVLAEKYFTEFLEHQ
- a CDS encoding DNA-binding protein, translating into MTFWEKIKKRFPAKKNDISDDEQQGDYNTLTPKIITDDTVKPYFEALDFAFSKKDVKNIAITGPYGAGKSTVILSYLKFRDKQNFINVSLADFSISGKNDPEPPENTEIELSILQQILYKENKDNLPDSRLDRIQNRNKKHIFSLFFNTTSIIIPLIILSISLFPKKTLAWFNINEVIINSIINAYPERLVISLLIGLVFIFCVVRSASKAGIFDKKIKLSKIAFLQGSVDLTSNEQPSLLNNCLDEIVYFFSRSKYKIVIFEDLDRLGNTEVFIKLREINQIINNNISTNPVRFIYACRDDIFLGADIKTKFFDFILPIIPIMDSSNAYTLLKNKLNDFPENKQLVLKRMSAYINDMRSLQNIVNEFNLFKNVVNNTKDQEKIFALIFYKNIYAQDYNLVDKRHGVLYSLIQDYRLYKLHKDHFGLLDRKLEELNEHLIAIKNESATSDMEIRKQIISKFISPELWSLIHFAKRNKHYSQDYDEYSAEKFYKEEQDFIDFFNCNEPLFIGYEYHSGYGRDNNFVKIETSSVIDDYYLRIEVIKNDKLEEYRKTVEEIKVTKEKIKTRNSITLAKLLELIGFEQFEIIAESYIEKCNIPEIIDPEQLKALKSGFNFGGFEALYHLLTNGYIMQDYMMFRSIFHQGSISINDNDYIQEVGRYINFKEINENYFLDNSEDVLVELIEHNYFYRSGALHYQIITLLLESKDYKKRALLSSMIDIIFTYSSKDILEIYSILEDKFTDYKNFINFIIFSLKENSYLDKMITVIEDHEQNHTSISIATKMIALVSPDISENEEKYHKFIINQGFNLISNVEEEHLQLFLDNIKKLKVIYNDISIPITPNETIALEFIAKNNLYNLDKSSYRIIVAGLLQDKNISCEQVDEHPWSLINDEELTDVKSYVNDNINTFVSEIFIHSKENSESIVSILTHPDLDNSLKVKILEEMQFTIDNLRKFPKKIDTENSDNIYSYHDLFFHHNHVTPSWKVLLDYIYEDCNLDVLTQYIEEHAQILSYDEIDLIEGDNYDLLYMKVICNDNISDNAYNLVLKPVYINTHSWDEQLSLANFLRLIVNNKVPLNNESYKNAIQCFSPNESKENIESFILWLSKFKEVLFSDENYYLFYEQDNELLESMLIAINDSNLFSNSEKASLLYKYREECHESFIDELDITNEILISLIKLSNNDNFSINLIVRLINNNYKDREEIANLVDKLQEKEFNKIFNQKTATLNFNNNQDAELLFSTLEKEKLIKKWISRNEGKYYIECIYEEK